A region of Parvularculales bacterium DNA encodes the following proteins:
- a CDS encoding SDR family NAD(P)-dependent oxidoreductase, protein MSTKPVCMVLGAGAGIGGNVAKKFASEGYHAVLARRSDKEGLDRLVKDITDAGGAASGRMVNAVEDNAIEDLIVDVEKNIGPIEVMIFNLGAQFGNRTLEETPLKLFELGWRMTSMALFRVAKTLAPIMAERGGGKILVTSATSAMRGNAGQHAHAAAIGGRRLLCQSLNAELSVKGIHICHIYIDAAIEAPDTLGKLLGPEQFEKLLNERGRGKDHLVVPEKVADTYFHIAHQHRSAWSHEVDIRPFSEQPWWNNRNEWQTGRGKKP, encoded by the coding sequence ATGAGTACGAAACCCGTCTGTATGGTTTTAGGTGCCGGAGCCGGTATCGGCGGCAATGTCGCCAAGAAATTTGCATCGGAAGGCTATCATGCCGTTCTGGCGCGGCGCAGCGATAAAGAGGGATTAGACAGGCTGGTGAAAGACATCACCGACGCCGGCGGGGCGGCCAGCGGGCGCATGGTCAATGCCGTTGAGGACAATGCCATTGAAGATCTGATTGTTGATGTGGAAAAAAACATTGGCCCCATCGAGGTGATGATTTTCAATCTCGGCGCACAGTTCGGCAACCGCACGCTGGAAGAGACGCCCCTTAAACTTTTCGAACTAGGCTGGCGGATGACGAGTATGGCACTGTTCCGCGTGGCCAAGACGCTGGCCCCCATCATGGCCGAGCGGGGCGGCGGCAAGATTCTGGTTACCTCGGCGACCTCCGCCATGCGCGGTAATGCCGGGCAGCATGCCCATGCGGCGGCCATCGGCGGACGGCGGCTGTTATGCCAGTCGCTCAATGCCGAATTATCGGTTAAGGGTATTCACATTTGCCACATATATATAGATGCGGCGATTGAGGCCCCGGACACGCTGGGCAAGTTGCTGGGACCGGAACAGTTCGAGAAATTGCTGAACGAAAGAGGACGCGGCAAGGATCATCTGGTAGTGCCGGAAAAAGTTGCCGATACCTATTTTCATATTGCCCACCAGCACCGCTCGGCGTGGAGTCATGAAGTTGACATCAGGCCGTTTTCAGAACAACCCTGGTGGAACAACCGAAACGAGTGGCAAACCGGAAGAGGTAAAAAACCATGA
- a CDS encoding 2-hydroxychromene-2-carboxylate isomerase — protein sequence MTKTLEFIIDLASPNSYLSYHVLPGILDRTGADLVLYPCLLGGIFKLTGNQAPMIAFGDIKGKLAYDQLETERYIKKHGLTQYKLNPHFPLNTLMLMRAAVAAQRNGNLTEYVEAGLRHVWEDGLKMDDPDVFKEAMTASGLDGERLLAQTAEPEVKAQLIENTDKAVARGAFGIPTFYVGTEMFFGKERLGQVEEELSG from the coding sequence ATGACCAAAACCCTGGAATTTATTATTGATCTCGCCAGCCCGAACAGCTATCTGAGCTATCACGTACTGCCCGGTATTCTGGACCGCACCGGCGCCGACCTGGTGCTGTATCCGTGCCTGCTGGGCGGTATTTTCAAACTGACCGGCAATCAGGCACCGATGATTGCATTTGGCGACATCAAGGGCAAGCTGGCTTATGATCAGCTGGAGACCGAACGGTACATCAAAAAACACGGGCTGACGCAATACAAACTCAACCCGCATTTTCCCCTCAATACACTGATGCTGATGCGCGCTGCGGTAGCGGCACAGCGTAACGGCAATCTCACCGAATATGTTGAAGCCGGCCTCAGGCATGTATGGGAAGACGGCTTGAAAATGGACGACCCTGACGTGTTCAAGGAGGCGATGACGGCCTCAGGTCTGGACGGTGAACGGCTGCTGGCGCAGACCGCCGAGCCGGAAGTAAAAGCGCAACTCATAGAAAACACCGATAAGGCCGTTGCCCGCGGCGCATTCGGCATTCCGACTTTCTATGTGGGCACGGAAATGTTTTTCGGTAAAGAACGGCTGGGGCAGGTCGAAGAAGAACTATCCGGATGA